In the genome of Natronincola ferrireducens, the window GTATAGGAGACCATGTTGCCATCTTTATCAATAACAGATAGATGAGTGGTATCCACTGCTTCATAATCAGCAGGCATTCCTGCTGTTACTTCATTATCAGCTTTATTTAAATCAATTTTATCTGCTATTGATTTTGCGTAGGCTTTAGATGTAAGCCCCTTAAGTGGAACATCAACAAATAAAGTATCAGCCATATATTTAGCACGATCTGTATATAAATATTTTCCAATTTCTTGTAACAAGAAAAATTCATCTACTGAACGGTGACCCATAGCCTTTAAATCAAAGTTTTCTAAAATATTAAGTCCTTGAATAATATGGGTTCCTCCTGAGCTTGGTGGTGGTGAGGAAACAATCTTATAGCCTCGGTAGGTACCTGTGGAAGGCTCTATGATCGTCGCTTCATAATTTACCAAATCCTCCATGGTTAAAATACCACCTTGCTTTTGAATCTCATCTACCATCTTTTGAGCTAATTCACCTTTGTAGAAGATTTCAGAACCATGTTTGGCAATTTTTTGGTAGGTTTCGATTAAATCTGGATTATAGATAATATCTCCTTCTACATAAGGTAAGCCTAGATCATTAAGCAACAGTTCTTTAGAAGCTTCATAGTTTTGGATATAACCATAACATTCTGCAATAGCTGATTCAACTTTATTGGTTACATAAATACCTTGCTCTGCCTTAGCACAAACAATATCCATAATTTCTTGCATAGACATCGTTCCATAGGTGTTCAAGGCTAATTCTAAACCAGCAACATTACCTGGAACCCCAATAGCTAAGGGATGGTAATTGGCTTCATAATAATCAACCTCTCCATCTCCATTAGTGTCCAAAACATCTGTGTTAAGGAACATATCAGGTGTTGTAGCAGCTGGAGCTGTTTCTCTCATGTCTATAACAACATCTTCTCCAGACTTAGCATCATGAATTAACATGAAGCCCCCTCCAGCAATCCCTGTAGATTCAATCTCAAAGAACTGAATAGCAAAAGAAGTTGCAACAGCAGCATCAATTGCATTACCACCTGCTTTCAAAACCTCAAGTCCTACTTCAGTAGCTTCTACTCTTCCAGAGGATACAGCACCATTTTCTCCATTAGCGTGTAATGCAGTATTGTAGACTACCTTTTCAGTAGAGGGTACTTCCTCTTGTTGCTGAACCTCTACCTTTGTTTTGCTAGTACATCCACTAAGTACACTCACGAT includes:
- the ggt gene encoding gamma-glutamyltransferase — its product is MKLKHKGLTIGLILILIVSVLSGCTSKTKVEVQQQEEVPSTEKVVYNTALHANGENGAVSSGRVEATEVGLEVLKAGGNAIDAAVATSFAIQFFEIESTGIAGGGFMLIHDAKSGEDVVIDMRETAPAATTPDMFLNTDVLDTNGDGEVDYYEANYHPLAIGVPGNVAGLELALNTYGTMSMQEIMDIVCAKAEQGIYVTNKVESAIAECYGYIQNYEASKELLLNDLGLPYVEGDIIYNPDLIETYQKIAKHGSEIFYKGELAQKMVDEIQKQGGILTMEDLVNYEATIIEPSTGTYRGYKIVSSPPPSSGGTHIIQGLNILENFDLKAMGHRSVDEFFLLQEIGKYLYTDRAKYMADTLFVDVPLKGLTSKAYAKSIADKIDLNKADNEVTAGMPADYEAVDTTHLSVIDKDGNMVSYTNTVNNYLGNAMVIPGTGIIMNNELTDFDFSNLDSINAPKPGMRPLSSMSPTFVFTPEGEPLMSLGTPGGYTIFFTVLQNIINVIDHGMDVNTAINIERCSYHPAGAYYGEEFYLYIEPKDDETSIDEKILEELRARGQIVASKHDYYGSTNAVYRDTKGFHAVADRRRDSHAGAY